TGAACAGCATCGGACGTCACAAATCGAGAAGCCAAGGCGAGGAGCACCGCTACAATCCGCTGACGATTCATCTGCTGCAGGAATCGACGAAGCAGGGCAATTATCAGATGTTCAAGGAATACACGGCGCGCGTAAACCGCGAGGAATCCGGCTATCTGCGCAGTCTGATGGATTTTAACTATCCGGAGGAGGGCGTGCCCATCGATGAGGTGGAGAGCGTGGATGAAATCGTGAAGCGCTTTAAGACGGGCGCAATGTCTTACGGCTCGATTTCGCAGGAGGCGCACGAGACACTGGCAATCGCCATGAACCGTCTGCACGGAAAATCAAATTCCGGCGAGGGCGGCGAGAGCGACGAGCGTCTGGCGTCGGCGGGAACGGCAAACGACCGCAGTTCGGCGATCAAGCAGGTGGCGAGCGGACGTTTCGGCGTGACAAGCCGCTATCTGGTGAGCGCCAAGGAGCTGCAGATCAAGATGGCGCAGGGCGCGAAGCCGGGCGAGGGCGGACATCTGCCGGGCGGAAAGGTATATCCGTGGATTGCCAAAACAAGGCATTCAACGCCGGGCGTAAGCCTGATTTCCCCGCCGCCTCATCATGATATTTATTCGATTGAGGATCTGGCGCAGCTTATTTATGATTTGAAGAATTCCAATAAAGATGCGCGTATTTCCGTAAAACTGGTGTCGGAAGCGGGCGTGGGCACTGTTGCGGCGGGCGTTGCCAAGGCGGGCGCGCAGGTAATCCTGATTTCCGGTTATGACGGCGGTACCGGTGCGGCGCCGCGCAGCTCCATCCACAATGCCGGTCTTCCGTGGGAGCTCGGACTTGCCGAGACGCATCAGACACTGATGATGAACGGGCTGCGCAACAAGGTGCGCATCGAGACGGACGGTAAGCTGATGAGCGGACGCGACGTTGCTATTGCGGCGATCCTCGGCGCGGAGGAGTTTGGTTTTGCCACCGCTCCGCTGGTAACGATGGGCTGCGTGATGATGCGTGTCTGCAACCTGGATACCTGTCCGGTGGGCGTTGCCACCCAGAATCCGGAGCTGCGCAAGCGTTTCCGCGGTAAACCGGAATATGTCATCAACTTTATGAGATTTATTGCGCAGGAGCTGCGTGAATATATGGCGAAGCTTGGCGTGCGCACGGTCGATGAGCTGGTCGGCAGAAGCGACCTTTTAAGAAAGGGCGAGGGCTTCTATAAGGAGAAAGCGGCGCGTGTGGATTTAAGCGCCATCCTTGATAATCCGTATGTCGGACAGAAATGCACGTTTGAGCCGGAGCATGTTTACGATTTCCATCTGGAGAAGACGGCGGACGAGCGGATTCTGCTGAAGAAGCTGAAGGGTGCGCTGGAGAAGAAGCAGAAACGCAGCATCGAGGTGGATGTATCCAATGTGGACCGTGCGTTCGGAACGATTTTCGGTTCGGAGATTACGAAGCTGTACGGTGATACGCTGGAGGACGATACCTTTACCGTGAAATGTACCGGTGCGGGCGGTCAGAGCTTTGGCGCATTTATCCCGAAGGGACTTACCCTGGAGCTGGTGGGCGACAGCAACGATTATTTTGGCAAGGGACTGTCTGGCGGCAGACTGATTGTGTATCCGCCGAAGGGCATTACCTACAAGCAGGATGAGAACATTATCATCGGCAACGTGGCGCTTTACGGCGCGACCAGCGGTAGCGCCTACATCAACGGCGTGGCAGGCGAGCGCTTCTGCGTCCGCAATTCCGGCGCGATAGCGGTGGTAGAGGGTGTCGGCGAGCACGGCTGCGAATATATGACAGGCGGCAGGGCGGTCATCCTCGGAAAAACCGGCAAAAACTTTGCGGCGGGCATGAGCGGCGGTATCGCCTATGTGCTGGATGAGGACAACGACCTCTATAAGAAGGTCAACAAAGAGATGGTTTCCATCGAAAAGATGACGAGCAAATATGATGTGGAAGAATTGAAGAAGATGATTCAGGACCATGTGGCTTACACAAATTCTGTGAAGGGCAAGGAGGTTCTGGAGCATTTTGAAGAATATCTGCCGAAGTTTAAGAAGATTATCCCGAACGACTATAAACGGATGATGAACACGATTATCCAGATGGAGGAAAAGGGATTGAGCAGCGAGCAGGCACAGATTGAGGCGTTCAACGCCATCAAGAAAGGATAGGAGGAGACGAAGATGGGAAAACCAACAGGATTTATGGATTATGAACGGGAGACTGCAGCGGCGGTTTCCCCGAAGGTCCGTATCAAAAATTTTAATGAATTCCATACTCCGCTCTCCAGAGAGAAGCAGCGCCAGCAGGCGGCAAGATGTATGGCGTGCGGCGTGCCATTCTGTCAGTCGGGCATGATGATCGGCGGTATGGCGTCCGGCTGTCCGCTGAAGAATCTGGTGCCGGAGTGGAACGACCTTGTTTATACTGGAAACTGGGAACAGGCGTATCTGCGTCTGATGAAGACGAACTGCTTCCCGGAGTTTACATCGCGCGTATGCCCGGCGCTCTGCGAGGCGGCATGTACCTGTAATCTGAACGGAGACCCGGTGTCAACGAAGGAAAATGAGCGTGCAATTATCGAGAACGCTTACGAGAAGGGGCTGGTAAAGCCCAATCCGCCGAAGGTGCGCACCGGCAAGAAGGTGGCGGTGGTCGGCAGCGGTCCGTCCGGACTTGCTACGGCAATGCAGCTTAATATGCGGGGGCATTCCGTAACGGTTTTTGAGCGCAGCGACCGCATTGGCGGGCTTCTGCGCTATGGAATCCCGAACATGAAGCTGGAAAAGCATATCATTGACAGACGACTGGCGATTATGGAGGCGGAGGGTATTACCTTCGTGACAAATGCCAATATCGGAGAGGATATTCCGGCGGAGCAGCTCCTAAAGGATTACGACCGCGTAGTGCTTTGCTGCGGCGCTTCCAACCCGCGCGATATCAAGGTGCCGGGACGCGAGGCAAAGGGCATTTATTTTGCGGTGGATTTTCTGAAGGCGACTACAAAGAGCCTGCTGGATTCCAATTTTGAGGACGGAAAATTTATATCTGCAAAGGGCAAAAAGGTGATGGTGATCGGCGGCGGCGATACCGGAAATGACTGTGTCGGCACCTCTATCCGCCTTGGCGCGGCGAGCGTGCTGCAGCTTGAGATGATGCCGAAGGCGCCCGATACGCGCGCGGCAAACAATCCCTGGCCGCAGTGGCCGAGGGTCTGCAAGACCGATTATGGTCAGCAGGAGGCAATCGCCGTATTCGGGCACGACCCGCGTGTCTACCAGACGACGGTTACGGAATTTATCGCTAACAAAAAGGGCGAGGTCTGCCAGGCGAAGCTTGTGAAGCTGGAAGGCAAGCGCGACGAAAAGAGCGGCCGCACGGTGATGGTGCCGGTGGAAGGCACGGAGGAAATCGTCGATGTCGATCTGGTGCTGATCGCAGCCGGCTTCCTTGGTTCCCAGAAATATGTGACCGATGCCTTCAAGGTAGCGCTTGATGGACGCACCAACGTGGCGACCGATCCGGGCAAATACCAGACCAGCATCCCCAACGTCTTTACCGCAGGCGATATGCACCGCGGACAGTCGCTCGTCGTGTGGGCGATCCGCGAAGGACGCGAAGCGGCGAGAGCGGTGGATGAATCGCTGATGGGATATACAAATCTGTAGAGGCGAGCTCCGTGATGTGCAAACGCTGCTGAAGAAAGGAAAGATCATATTTAGGGCTTCTGACCCCAACATCATAATATAGAAAGAGCTGTGTAGGAAGAAAAATGCTATATAGCTCTTTTTATGATTACATTGCAAATTAAGTTGCAAAAATTGTGTTTATGTGATAATCTAAATAATAGACAACCGTGTTACAGGGTGGTGAGCCTCCCGTACTTGCAAAAGAAGGGAGGTGGTGTGAAATGTCTGTATTCGAAGCGATTTCCTTAATGGTTTCATTCGGTATATTCGTAGTAACACTGCTTGCTTACATAGAAAACAGGCGAAAATAAAAATAAGCCTACCTTGTACTTGGCCGTCTGGGTAGGCTTATAATCCAAACCAGGAGGCTAACCACTTTGTGGGCGGTTGTTCTTCCTTGTTTTTACTATAACACAGTTTGTTTTTTGATTCAAGTTTTTTGTGAGGTTTTTGAATGGTTTGCTGGTGAAAATTGTATCCGATGATTCCGAAGCAGGAAGAATGTCCGACGGGATAGATGTTTGATACATTTAAATAAATTATAAATGAGTTGCAAAAATTATGTTTATGTGATAATCTAAATAATAGACAACCGTGTTACAGGGTGGTGAGCCTCCCGTACTTGCAAAAGAAGGGAGGTGGTGTGAAATGTCTGTATTCGAAGCGATTTCCTTAATGGTTTCATTCGGTATATTCGTAGTAACACTGCTTGCTTACATAAACAGCGGGCGAAAATAAAAATAAGCCTACCTTGTACTTAGCGGTCTGGGTAGGCTTATAGTCAACCACGGGAGGCTAACCACTTTGTGGGCGGTTGTTCTTCCTTGTTTTTACTATAACACAATTTGTTTTTTGATTCAAGTTTTTTGTGAGGTTTTTATGGTTTTTACGGATGTTTTGCTGGTGGAGGACGACCAGGCGATTGTGGAGAATCTGACAGGATTTTTGAAGGAGGAAGGCTTCTGCGTGACGGCGGTTTCCGGGCAGGCAGCGGCGATGGAAGCGCTGGAGGCACGGGAGTTTGCACTGGTGCTTCTGGATGTCACGCTGGCGCAGGGGAATGGTTACAGCACCTGCACGGCAATTAAGAGCCGGGGAGATATTCCGGTGATTTTTCTGACGGCGCTTGGCGATGAATTCAGCGTGGTCACAGGGCTGGATATGGGGGCGGATGATTATATCAGCAAGCCATTCCGTCCGCGAGAGCTGGTTTCGCGCATGAGGACAGTGCTGCGCCGCAGCGGACGGAGCCAGCGGGTGATGAAAATAGGAAATCTTTCGGTGGACATGGTGAAAGGAACGGTAGAAAAAGAGGGCAGGGAAATATACCTGTCAGCGATGGAGTACCGTCTGCTGCTGATTTTCCTGAACCACAGAGGAATGGTGCTTACGCGGTCAGTGCTTCTGGAAGAAATCTGGGATGCGGCGGGTGAATTTGTGAACGATAACACGCTGACGGTATATATTAAGCGTCTGCGCGAGAAAATTGAAGATGACCCGGCAAACCCGCAGATTCTTCTGACTGTGCGTGGAGTGGGATACCGCCTGGGTGTGTAAGCTGTTCTTGTATGGAACGAAGCACAAACGGAGGAATGGCGAAAATATCCGGTGCGCGGAGAATCCCGGACATATAAGGGAAAGGTACAATATATCAGAAAAGCTAAAAAACAGGAAAGCGCAGCGCAAAACTGCATTCTTTCCTGTTTTTGTGTATCTGTGCCGCCGTATCTGCGCCGCCCTGTCCGCATCCGGACCGCTTTGCGGGGACAGTGTATCCGCGCTGCTCTTATCCCATCCGCACGGTTACGTGATATTCTGTTTTTCCGGCTTCCACTGGAATCAGATTGCCGGCAATTTCTTTTCCGTCGACAGAGATTCCGGAGACGCCCTTCTGTACGCCGTCCGGATTTTCCACGTCGATGTAGTAGGTGGAGCCGCGGAACTTTCGAATCAGCCGGAAGCTTCCGAAGGAGGATGGCACGCAGGGGTCGATGCGCAGTCCGTCGTAGTCCGGCTGCACGCCGAGGATTGCCTGGGAGATATTGACAAAGGTCCATGCGGCGGTGCCGGTCAGCCAGCTGTTCTTGGCCTCCCCGTGATAAAAGGCATCAGCGCCGGCAATCATCTGGGAGTAAACGTACGGTTCTGTCCGGTGAATCTCGCTGATATGCTCAATGCAGGAGGGACAGGTTTTCTCGTAAATCTCAAAAGCGCGGTCGCCGCGTCCGATGACAGTTTCCGCGATGGAAATCCACGGATTGTTGTGACAGAAGATACCGGCGTTTTCCTTGTATCCCGGCGGATAGGAGGAAATTTCACCGAGGTTCAGATAATACTGCGTGTAGGCGGGCTGCAGAATCATGATACCATACTTTGTATCCAGCCGTTCCTTTACGGAATCCAGCGCTTTTTCCGCCAGTCCCTCTTCTACGCCGATGCCCGCCATAACGCAGAAGCCCTGCGGCTCGATATAAATCTGACCTTCTCTGCACTCCTTTGAGCCTATCTTTTCGGAGCTGGCGTCGTAAGCTCTGAGGAACCATTCCCCGTCCCAGCCGGCATCCAGAACACTCTGGTACATCTGCTCTGTGGCACGGAGGGCTTCCTCTTCATAATCCGTTCTGCCGGTCTGATGGCAGATTTCGGCAAATTCCCTGCCGTATTTTACAAACATACCGGCGATAAACACAGATTCCGCCACCGGACCCTCCGAAGGACCAGTCGTCTGGAAAGGCTCTCCCGGCTCTTTTGAGAAGCAGTTGAGGTTCAGACAGTCATTCCAGTCGGCGCGGCCGATAAGCGGGAGCTTATGCGGACCCAGGTGCGTACAGGTGTAGCGGAAGGAGCGGTACAGATGCTCCAGAAGCGGCTGTGCCAGCTCCGGGCGGTTGTCAAAGGGCACCACTTCATCCAGAATGGAAAAATCCCCGGTCTCTTTCAGATAAGCGGCTACGGCGGCAATCAGCCAGAGCGGGTCGTCGTTGAAGCCGCTGCCGATGTCCAGATTTCCCTTCTTTGTAAGAGGCTGATACTGGTGATAAGCGCTTCCGTCCTCAAACTGGGTGGCGGCGATATCCAGAATCCGCTCTCTGGCGCGCTCCGGAATCAGATGCACAAAACCGAGCAGGTCCTGGCAGGAATCGCGGAAGCCCATCCCGCGTCCGGTGCCGGATTCGTAATAGGATGCGGAGCGTGACATATTAAAAGTAACCATGCACTGATACTGGTTCCAGATATTAACCATGCGGTTGACATGTTCGTTGCCGCTCTCGACCGTAAAACGGGAGAGAAGCCCGTCCCAGTATTCGTTCAGCTGCGCGAACGCCGCCTCTGCCTGACGGGGTGTGGCAAAGCGCGCAAGAAGCGCGTGTGCGCCGTCCTTGCGGATAACGCCGGGCGATTCCCATTTTTCCTCTTCCGGGTTTTCGCAATAGCCGAGCACAAATACAAATTCCTTTTCCTCGCCCGGTGCGAGAGAAAGATTGATCTGATGGCTGGCAATCGGATACCAGCCGCTGGCAACAGAGCCGCGGCACTTCTTTTCCCGGACGGCGTCCGGAATGGCGTTTCCATTGCCTGCTCCGAGAAAGACGTCCCGGCTGGTATCAAAACCGTCCACGGGAACATTTACACTGAAGAAGCTGTAATGATTCCGGCGCTCCCGGTATTCCGTCTTGTGATAAATGGTGCTTCCCTCGATTTCCACTTCTCCGATGCTTAAATTGCGCTGGAAATTGTTCATGTCATCGATGGCATTCCAGAGGCAGAATTCCACATAGGAAAACAGAGAAATCTGTTTCTTTGCGGAAGAAGTATTTTTCAGCTTCAGATGGTTGATTTCGCAGGCGGCGTCCACCGGAACGAAAGCAAGCAGATTGGCTTCCAGTCCGTTTTTGGAGGAGCAGAAGCGGCTGTAGCCCATACCGTGACGGCATTCATAGGAATCGACCGGTGTGCGGGAGGGCATGGTTCCCGGATTCCAGATGGTTCCGTTATCATTAATATAGTAATATTTCCCGTTGGAATCCGGCGGGAGGGAATTATAACGGTATCTCGTAATGCGCAGGAGCTTGGCATCCTTGTAGAAGCTGTATCCGCCGCAGGTGTTGGAAATAAGGGAGAAGAAGTCACGGCTTCCCAGATAATTAATCCAGGGGAGCGGAGTGTCCGGTGTAGTAATCACATATTCTTTTGCCATATCATCAAAATGACCGAAGTTCATAGCGAGACCTCCTAAATTATTTTATAATACGAAATACAATTCGGGAAAAAACGGAAAAATTAAAAACGAAAACGAATAAGTTGAGAAAAAATAAGAGAAAGCACGGCAAAGAAAAACTCTGTCTTTTATAGTATAGCGAAAATAATAGGAAAAATCAATAATAATCTGAAGGAAAAATGAAAAAAAGAAGATGAATTGCACGAAAAGAGAAAGCGGAGGATTCAGCCGTCCGAAAAAATCGGAAAGAAGAAATCAAAACACTTGGTTACGAAAATTTTCGTAGAAAAATGGTTTTTGTTATAAAAATGACATAAAAATGTAAAAAAGAGAAAAGCAAAAATTGTGCAGTAGGGAGAATGAATGCAAAATGCACAAACAAATGGAAAAAAGACTTGATTTTTTGTGCCAGATAGAATAAAATGAGTTTACGAAAACGATTAAGGGAAAAGAGAAAAGAAAGAGAGAGGATCCCGATGGTTTCCATGAAAGAAATTGCCCGCCGGTGCAATGTTTCGGTAGCCAGCGTCAGCAAGGCTATCAATGGATACATGGACATCGGCGAAGAAACCAGAAACTTCATCTTAAAAACGGCGTCAGAAATGGGATATTTCCCGAATTCCTCTGCGAGGACGCTGAAGACAAAGAGAAGCCACAATCTCGGAGTGCTGTTTATGGATGAAGCAATGAGTGGTCTGACACATGACTTTTTTAATCATGTGCTGGAGAGCTTTAAACGCACAGCAGAGGAAAAGGGTTACGACATCACCTTTACAAACGGAAACATTTCCGGACAGAAGATGACCTATTACGAACACTGCCGGTACAGGGGTGTGGATGGCGTGGTGATTGCCTGTGTGGACTGTAATTCGGAGGAAGTACGGGAGCTGGTCAATTCCGAGATTCCCGTAGTCACAATCGACCATATATTTGATGGAAGGATTGCGGTCGTATCGAATAACGTCCAGGGAATGCAGGAGCTGGTTTCCTACATATACAGTATGGGACACCGCAAAATTGCCTACATCCACGGAGAGGATGGATCGGCGGTAACAAGGAACCGTCTGGGCGCGTTCCACAGAACGCTGCATCTGCAGGGAATAGAGGTGCCGGATGAGTACACGATTATGTCTCCCTACCGTGATGCGGACGGAGCTGCGGCGGCAACCGGACAGCTTCTGGATCTGAAAGATCCGCCCACCTGTATCTTATATCCGGACGATTTTGCTGCCATTGGAGGAATCAACGAAATCCGCGAAAGAGGACTGAGAATCCCGCAGGATATTTCTATTGCGGGATACGACGGAATCATTGTTGCAAGGGTTCTGGAGCCGAAGCTGACAACTATCTGTCAGGACACGGAGGCAATCGGAAGAATTGCGGCGGAGAAGCTGGTGAACCTGATAGAGCATCCCAAAACCGCTCTGATAGAAAGGTATACCGTAGACGGCATGTTGTTCAAAGGCGCTTCTGTAAAACGGATAGAACCGTCGCAAAGCAAAAACAAAATTTAAGGAGGAAGTAAGAATGAAAAAGAGACAGATTATCAGCACGGCACTGGCAGCTACGATGGTTGCTTCACTTGGTCTGACCGCAGGTGCGGCTACGGATGTGGCAGTGAATGACCTCGCTTACACAGGCGAACTTGAGATTATGCATTATTCGACCTCAGAGGAAGCGGAAGGCAACGGCGGTTCGGACGGATTCCGTACAACGCTGGCTGCATGGAAAGAAGCGCATCCGGAAATCACGGTGAACGAAAACGTTCTGGCGAACGCAGAGTACAAGACACAGATCGCTACGCTGGCGGCGGCGGATGACCTCCCGGATGTATTCCTGCTGCAGGGTATGAATACCATCGACTGGGCGGAGCAGGGACTGGTTTACGACCTGACAGACACCATCAAGGCGTCACCGTACTACGACGATTATAACCAGGCATACTTCACCCCGTTTACATACAACGATTCCATCTACGGCTATCCGGCGCTGACAGGCGGCACCTGCACCGTAGTGATTTACGACAAGGCTATGTGGGCTGAGGCAGGCTACGATACCTTCCCAAGCACATGGGAAGAGGTAGAGAAGGCTTCCGAATACTTCAATGAGCAGGGCATCTACACGATTGCATTCGGAAACGGCGGCAAGTGGCAGGCGAACTCCGACTTCCTGTCCACGCTGGGCAACCGCTACACCGGTGCAGACTGGTTCATCAGCCTGATTGAGAAGAGCGGCGCTGCTTTCACAGACGAAGCATTTGTGAACGCGCTGACAGAGATGCAGAGACTCTTCACAGAGACCTCCATCTTCAATGAAGATTTCAACGTAGTAACAAACGAAGATGCACGTGAATACTACATTTCCGGTTCTGCTGCAGCATTCATCGGCGGTAACTGGGATGAATCCTACATTGCGGCTACACTGGGCGGAACAGATGAAGTAGAAGGAACCGACCCGGAGAAATTCGCGAACATCGGATTTGCAGTGCTTCCGCAGCCGGCGGACGCTACCGAGGCTCCGAATTCCCAGAATATCGGTCTTGGCTATGCGGTAGCTATCAGCTCCAAGGTTGCTGAGGACCCGGATAAGCTGGCGGCGGCAATCGACCTGGCACAGGAACTTACCGGACCGGCATTCTCCAGCTTTGTAGCAGAGAACTATGCACTGAGCGGACTGACAACGGTTGACGAGGTTGACCTTTCCAGCTTCGACCAGATCACACAGGATTTCTACAACTGGTCCTATGTTGACACAGAGCCGTGCGAGATTTATGACTCCTATCTGACAAACGCTGTATGGGATGTTCTGAATACAGACCTGCAGACCATGCTCAACGGAGAGATAACTCCGCAGGAGGTTGCAGAGAACGCACAGGCGGCATATGAGGCAAATTATTAATCATGGCAGGCCGGGAAGCTAAAAAGGCGGCTTCCGAAAACAGAACGATGTGAAAAAGTGTGGAACCGTTCTGCCCGCGGCAGTGGGCAGAACGGTTTTTAAACGGCAGGAAAGCGAGGAGTAAAGAATGTTAACGACAATTAAGCCGAAAGGCAAAACAATTTTTTTGTACCTGCTGATTCCCGTGGCAATGTTTGTATTCACCGTGTTTGTACCGCTGATCACCGCGTTTGTGTACAGCTTTTTTGAGTGGAAGGGCGGACCGCAGAAGACCTTTAACGGTCTGGAAAACTATATAACGCTGCTGCACGACAGCACCTTCTGGGAGTCATTCGGGCACAATATGTATCTTGTTGTGGCGTGTATTATCGGTCAGGTCGGCATTGCGTTTGTACTTGTTATGATGGTAAATTCCAAGCTTGTCAGATTCAAGGCGATTCACCGTACCTTCGGGTTCTTCCCCAGCACGATTTCGGCTGTATGCCTTGGCCTTATCTGGAACATGATTTATCACAATCAGTATGGTATCATCAACTGGTTTCTGCGTGCCATCGGGCGCCCCGATCTGTGCCAGGTGTGGC
This is a stretch of genomic DNA from Marvinbryantia formatexigens DSM 14469. It encodes these proteins:
- a CDS encoding glutamate synthase subunit beta, with translation MGKPTGFMDYERETAAAVSPKVRIKNFNEFHTPLSREKQRQQAARCMACGVPFCQSGMMIGGMASGCPLKNLVPEWNDLVYTGNWEQAYLRLMKTNCFPEFTSRVCPALCEAACTCNLNGDPVSTKENERAIIENAYEKGLVKPNPPKVRTGKKVAVVGSGPSGLATAMQLNMRGHSVTVFERSDRIGGLLRYGIPNMKLEKHIIDRRLAIMEAEGITFVTNANIGEDIPAEQLLKDYDRVVLCCGASNPRDIKVPGREAKGIYFAVDFLKATTKSLLDSNFEDGKFISAKGKKVMVIGGGDTGNDCVGTSIRLGAASVLQLEMMPKAPDTRAANNPWPQWPRVCKTDYGQQEAIAVFGHDPRVYQTTVTEFIANKKGEVCQAKLVKLEGKRDEKSGRTVMVPVEGTEEIVDVDLVLIAAGFLGSQKYVTDAFKVALDGRTNVATDPGKYQTSIPNVFTAGDMHRGQSLVVWAIREGREAARAVDESLMGYTNL
- a CDS encoding putative holin-like toxin; translated protein: MVSFGIFVVTLLAYIENRRK
- a CDS encoding putative holin-like toxin, with product MVSFGIFVVTLLAYINSGRK
- a CDS encoding response regulator transcription factor, with the translated sequence MVFTDVLLVEDDQAIVENLTGFLKEEGFCVTAVSGQAAAMEALEAREFALVLLDVTLAQGNGYSTCTAIKSRGDIPVIFLTALGDEFSVVTGLDMGADDYISKPFRPRELVSRMRTVLRRSGRSQRVMKIGNLSVDMVKGTVEKEGREIYLSAMEYRLLLIFLNHRGMVLTRSVLLEEIWDAAGEFVNDNTLTVYIKRLREKIEDDPANPQILLTVRGVGYRLGV
- a CDS encoding GH36-type glycosyl hydrolase domain-containing protein; this translates as MNFGHFDDMAKEYVITTPDTPLPWINYLGSRDFFSLISNTCGGYSFYKDAKLLRITRYRYNSLPPDSNGKYYYINDNGTIWNPGTMPSRTPVDSYECRHGMGYSRFCSSKNGLEANLLAFVPVDAACEINHLKLKNTSSAKKQISLFSYVEFCLWNAIDDMNNFQRNLSIGEVEIEGSTIYHKTEYRERRNHYSFFSVNVPVDGFDTSRDVFLGAGNGNAIPDAVREKKCRGSVASGWYPIASHQINLSLAPGEEKEFVFVLGYCENPEEEKWESPGVIRKDGAHALLARFATPRQAEAAFAQLNEYWDGLLSRFTVESGNEHVNRMVNIWNQYQCMVTFNMSRSASYYESGTGRGMGFRDSCQDLLGFVHLIPERARERILDIAATQFEDGSAYHQYQPLTKKGNLDIGSGFNDDPLWLIAAVAAYLKETGDFSILDEVVPFDNRPELAQPLLEHLYRSFRYTCTHLGPHKLPLIGRADWNDCLNLNCFSKEPGEPFQTTGPSEGPVAESVFIAGMFVKYGREFAEICHQTGRTDYEEEALRATEQMYQSVLDAGWDGEWFLRAYDASSEKIGSKECREGQIYIEPQGFCVMAGIGVEEGLAEKALDSVKERLDTKYGIMILQPAYTQYYLNLGEISSYPPGYKENAGIFCHNNPWISIAETVIGRGDRAFEIYEKTCPSCIEHISEIHRTEPYVYSQMIAGADAFYHGEAKNSWLTGTAAWTFVNISQAILGVQPDYDGLRIDPCVPSSFGSFRLIRKFRGSTYYIDVENPDGVQKGVSGISVDGKEIAGNLIPVEAGKTEYHVTVRMG
- a CDS encoding LacI family DNA-binding transcriptional regulator, whose product is MVSMKEIARRCNVSVASVSKAINGYMDIGEETRNFILKTASEMGYFPNSSARTLKTKRSHNLGVLFMDEAMSGLTHDFFNHVLESFKRTAEEKGYDITFTNGNISGQKMTYYEHCRYRGVDGVVIACVDCNSEEVRELVNSEIPVVTIDHIFDGRIAVVSNNVQGMQELVSYIYSMGHRKIAYIHGEDGSAVTRNRLGAFHRTLHLQGIEVPDEYTIMSPYRDADGAAAATGQLLDLKDPPTCILYPDDFAAIGGINEIRERGLRIPQDISIAGYDGIIVARVLEPKLTTICQDTEAIGRIAAEKLVNLIEHPKTALIERYTVDGMLFKGASVKRIEPSQSKNKI
- a CDS encoding ABC transporter substrate-binding protein; protein product: MKKRQIISTALAATMVASLGLTAGAATDVAVNDLAYTGELEIMHYSTSEEAEGNGGSDGFRTTLAAWKEAHPEITVNENVLANAEYKTQIATLAAADDLPDVFLLQGMNTIDWAEQGLVYDLTDTIKASPYYDDYNQAYFTPFTYNDSIYGYPALTGGTCTVVIYDKAMWAEAGYDTFPSTWEEVEKASEYFNEQGIYTIAFGNGGKWQANSDFLSTLGNRYTGADWFISLIEKSGAAFTDEAFVNALTEMQRLFTETSIFNEDFNVVTNEDAREYYISGSAAAFIGGNWDESYIAATLGGTDEVEGTDPEKFANIGFAVLPQPADATEAPNSQNIGLGYAVAISSKVAEDPDKLAAAIDLAQELTGPAFSSFVAENYALSGLTTVDEVDLSSFDQITQDFYNWSYVDTEPCEIYDSYLTNAVWDVLNTDLQTMLNGEITPQEVAENAQAAYEANY
- a CDS encoding carbohydrate ABC transporter permease, producing MLTTIKPKGKTIFLYLLIPVAMFVFTVFVPLITAFVYSFFEWKGGPQKTFNGLENYITLLHDSTFWESFGHNMYLVVACIIGQVGIAFVLVMMVNSKLVRFKAIHRTFGFFPSTISAVCLGLIWNMIYHNQYGIINWFLRAIGRPDLCQVWLNNTKLVMLLVTIPLIWQYIGYYMVIILSAIASIDTDIFESAELDGANGFQKAVYITLPLIKNTMLVCITLCIAGNMKAFDNIYVMTKGGPGTASMVMAMYGYQISFNQSNMGYGSCISVAIFVLSLLVIGGSRGLIGWLTREKEA